AGACGACAGATGCATAAACGTGGATTCTGGAAACGAGAAAGGTTGCGGTAGcgaagatgatgaaattgaagtcGTCCAGGTAAAGAACCTAGACAATGTTAGACAGCATCGGATAAAGGcaagaggaagaaatggaACGAATCGACTATTTGTCACAATAGCAAACGGTGTTAATTTGAAGGCCGACACGTATGGAGTGGACCAGAAGAAGTCGTCTAACGAATGCATTCAAgaattggtggatggtATTGGCGAAAGGTCCAATTGGGAGACAACTGAAAGAGAGACTGATGACATCAATGAGAATTTGAGCAACCAAGCCCTTAAAGAGTCACGGATATCAAATGACATTTCTGCAGTAGCGGTACAGATTCTAAATGAGCTATTTCCAGACCCAAGAGAGACATTTACGTCAAACCAGATATTGGAGATCACCAAATTCATAAAGGACATCAACCATCTAACGTTCAAAAGAGACCTGCAAAAGGTAGAACACTTGAAAAAAGCATTCAGGGAAACATACGACAGGCTCGATCCCTCTAGGCCAATGAATGCTGAATTCAAGATCACCTTTGACACAGCTCTCAGTAAGAAAACGAGCGAAACCAACCACGATGATAGCGATGATACAGACGCATTGCATGAAACGTTAAGCATTAACAGCGGTAGCCATACTGAAGGAGTTCTCAGAACCGATAAGGCCTATTCCCCGTCCCGTCGGTGGGAATACACAGAAACCCAGCCGAGGGACAAGAGGCAACGGCTTCTGTGAAATCATTGCATATTTGTAAATCTACACTCAAATAAAGTATCTGTAGGGTCTTATTCTATTTCGTTACGTCACTCTTTCCACTCAATGATGTCTTCAAAATACCTCCTTCAGAACCTTGACTTTGATTCGCATTTGAGTAGTACAGTcatttcaacaacttttaGACACTTCTCACAACTCATCCTTCACATCAATAGTGTCTTCAGTATTTATTAACTCATCACAGCTTCGTCCTACATCCTCCCCCAACACAATAAACTTCACCGTATGAAAATAATCAAGGTTATCACACCAGCTGCGCTTATTTCTAAACTTCATCGTTTGGAACTCACTGATCCACTGGGTCAATTCCATAACTGGTAGGTCTACGCCCACatctaccaccaccaagaactcaCCGAACTTTGTCTCTAATGAGTAAATCGTATAGATCTTATGCCTTCTTAAGATCTGGGCCACAAGGCGAACCTGGTCCGAAATCCTCGTAACAGCTCGGTGGAACCACTGCAACAGTTGGGGCTCACGTGATTCACCCATCATGTGGTTGTTAAGCAGCTGGAACTCATCGGAGTCAGTATGAATCACATATCGGTATTTATCGAATTGGCTCACAAACTTGTCGGAATAGTCAATGAAATTCAACACATCATCACGGGAGTCGTCGCGAGCACGAAGGGCCAGGGCCGGCACGTTATCTAAGATCTTTGATATTCGGAAGTCTGCCATTGTCGGGTCGAAGCACACAGTAGCAGCACACAAATAGGTCCAAATTACTAGCCAGTTCATGAAAAGATGAGGTTCAGAATTTGACGTGCGCGAAGAACAATATATTTGAAACATGAGCAAAGATGCTACTACAAGGACTgggaaagaagagaatggCGTTGTGATTCTCTCGTCTAGTTGTTCGACCCACAGTAACACCCTTCTAATGATCAATGGACCTGTATATTACTGAGTATGTCTCCGCACCCACCACTGCACATCCACTGTGTGATCTCACGTGTAGGTTACAGATTAGCAGAGGAGGTATTTATATAGTAAGCTTTTGTGGTTCTTTTCGTAGGAAACACCAATTCCAGAACAAAGCATGCTCGGGTTCCACGCTCAGCCCCCAGTCCCCGGCTCTCAGGCCCTGAGTGTTTCCCCAGTTGGTAGTTGCGGTGCGATAAAATGCAACACTTTATCGCACATAAAACATTTCAGATCTCTTATCGCTTTTCATTGATCCATAAATTATGCTATTATATCGTTATCGTATTTACACTACAGGGTTCCTTCATTCAACAAGCCACCAATTGAGATTTTGTTACTCTTGACCGGTACGGACAAGTCGGTCATCAACGCCTTGTGCTCCCGTGGAGGTGTAGACTCCTGCTTGAGGACAGGAGACTGTTGGGGGTTATGGGGTGGTACATCATTCAGACCTACCATGGATGACAGGCATGATGAGGAGGCGCGTGATTGGGAGTGGGAATTGGGAGAGATCAACGGGCGTGCGATGGTGGCAGGGTGGGTTCCAAAATTGTGAATTGAAGGGAGTTTGATGGGGACAGATGGCTGTGAAGCGGGTCTGGGTGGTGGGAGGTTGTATGCGTTTGGAGGAGGGGGTCCTGGGAAGGGTCCAGGTCCATTGGGGATACGGCCAGAGCCGTTGTACGGTGGGAAATGGTGTTGGGCCATGGGGTACGGGTAGAACGGCTGGGGAGCAGGAGGAAGTTGGGGCATGGACATGGGCATGGATATGGGCATGAAAGCTTGGCCTAGAGTCGGACCTGCCAGGGCCGGGCGTGCGAGCAGGAGTACCGACAGGTCTCCCTGGGGCGGCGTGGCATGGCGGGGCGATGAGTGCTTGTGTTGGATTGGGGTATCCATATGGGCTGGCGACCTTAATGAGAGCTTGGGGGAGACTGTCATTACTGTCAGCACCACCGACTGGGGCGAGGCGGCGGCTGcagccaacttttcttGCTCGTTGATATCAATTTCAGACGCAGCTGATGATGGCTTCTCCTTGTCAAtgtttctctttcttcgTTTGATGGTAGCCTTTTTCATTCTCACCGGCCGGTGCAGTCCGTGTAATTTATAGTAAAGGCCACAGGCGTTACAGATGGTGTTACCACCGTCGTCGCGGCGCCACAACGgggtgatggtggtgttgCAGTTGAAGCAGGCGATGGCGAGGTCATCCAGCTGTGGGGTGGGAGCCTTTGGTTTTTCCTCCTCGTGTATTTTTTTTAAAAACATCCGGTTGTTGTAGGCGGGGCAGCCTTTACAGGCGGCGCTACCACCGGTACCGTTGCACTGGCCATCACCGGCACAGCTACCATGTTTCTTGTTTTCGACTGTGATGAGGTTGGGAGTTTTCTTGAGGTTGACGGGCCGATTCGTATTGTTGGAGCGTAAATAGAGGCCACAGGCATTACAGATGAGAGTGCCGTTGGTGGACCTGCGCCAGAGAGGAGTGGTTTTTGTGCCACAGTTGGAGCACAGTTGACCGTCACTGACTTCATTTTGGGACACGACGTCGActttgatggagttgactTTAATGGAATCAGCTGAGGTATCGGTCGAAGTGTCGGTCGAGGTATCGGTCGAGGTGTCGGTGGAGGTGTAGGTCGAAGCGGCGGCCGTAGGACTGGGACTGATGGTGGATGGGTTGGGGGCACCAGCTGGGGAGTTACTGGTAGTATTGACAGTTGCTGTCGGTAGGTTTGCTAATAATGACAGGTCACTTTCAGTCTTGACTGTGAACGACATGGTCTATAAAAAGGGATCAAGTGAAAGGACAGTTGTAGATCTCAATAATGCGAGAGTGGAAAGCGAAGAAATGCGTGGCACCGTGAGTCGGGAACAACGTATGAATCGATTAATGACTAATGAATAAGTTGGTAAATGTATAAATTCTCATCAGACTGAGGCAGCAGAAAATACCAATTTTCAGCGTGCGGGAACCCAGATGTTAGAATAAAATCAGCGAATCGCTGTTTCGGTCATCAGTTACGAGAGCAGTGCGACATGAACAATCGAATTCCCCGGCACCAACCAATCAGCGGCCTTCTATTAATAAGATTTCTCTTGAATTTGCAGGGCGTGCCACCACCGGCAACCTCGTATAAGCTCCACAACAGTGGATTTCTGTAGGTCATGGATTGGCAGTGGGGGGTTAGCGAGTGCCGAAATTACCTTGGTTGGCCTACATTCCCGTACCTGGGTGTTGGGTCTCCTACTACGGAATACAGAGCTCCCACTCGATGCATTTCAGATTGTTTTTTATTGTCGTGTGCCTTACCTCCGATAGGCCAGGGCAGTAAAAAATGTGTCAAATTTCAAACATTCTCGCAGTATCTGATAAGCCTATTATTAGggtttggtggtttggTAGCCCTACCAGGGAGGTTTATAGAGGAGATTGCGTTAGATGGTTTAGAGGTTTGATGAAGTGGCAGCAATGAGTGTACTTGGGATCAGGCGGTAAGATTAAGGCGTGTAGGTGCATATCCAATGTTAATGCCGAAAATACCAAATGGCCCTGTCCTCGCCCACGTTAGACCTTCGTACAGGTGGGACTGGTACGCGCTCGGGTGGTACAGTCAATACCAAATGAAATGAACTTCTTTGTTAAATTAATGTCGCATTAGTTGGGCAATCAAAATGAAATATGTCGTTCGTACCCTAGGACGGAGAATCATTTATTTCAATGGTTGGCAAGGCATGACTGATACTACTATGGCCCATTTAGCACATGATTTTAAGGTGACGGGGTTTTGAGGTTGGGAatctttggtcaacaatATTTAATGGTAGTAATGCTGTATACGATATAAAGTTTGCGTATTATGATGATTCTCATGTACTAGAATGGTATAGCGGAACACTTTGTCGGGCAGCACTTTTTACTTGTTCATCGTGAAATAAAACTATCATGTTTGCATTGAGGACAGGATACTTAACCAATTCAGTTATAACGTCCATAAGAAACTACTTACAGTGGTCCGCAAATGTTCCTCTACAAGTGTCTAATAAGGTATCAGATTCCAGATTCTTGTGGAAGGAACCTTGAGTTTTCTAACACTTAGACCAACGCCCCATTGCACCAAAAGTGCGATATATACTTAAGAGAGGTGTTCATTTAGCGGAGGATTAATAGTAGTTGGTTTCAGATCTCGGTGGGGGCTTTTCCGCAACCCCTGGTACAGGCACCACCCCTACCACCGCTCACGGGCCCACAGACTCACAATTTGGCCCCAGGCTCTGTATTTGTCCAGCATCTTTGTCTAGTGAACGGCGGAAAACAAATGGTGAAAAGTGGCACAACTGGCTCACATTCTCGTAGATATCGGCATCTCTGGCCCACCCTTGCCCCTCCAAC
The sequence above is drawn from the Yamadazyma tenuis chromosome 3, complete sequence genome and encodes:
- the SFU1 gene encoding GATA-type transcription factor (EggNog:ENOG503P025; COG:K) — translated: MSFTVKTESDSSLLANLPTATVNTTSNSPAGAPNPSTISPSPTAAASTYTSTDTSTDTSTDTSTDTSADSIKVNSIKVDVVSQNEVSDGQSCSNCGTKTTPLWRRSTNGTLICNACGLYLRSNNTNRPVNLKKTPNLITVENKKHGSCAGDGQCNGTGGSAACKGCPAYNNRMFLKKIHEEEKPKAPTPQSDDLAIACFNCNTTITPLWRRDDGGNTICNACGLYYKLHGSHRPVRMKKATIKRRKRNIDKEKPSSAASEIDINEQEKLAAAAASPQSVVSTVMTVSPKLSLRSPAHMDTPIQHKHSSPRHATPPQGDSSSPVLKQESTPPREHKALMTDLSVPVKSNKISIGGLLNEGTS